The following are encoded in a window of Leucoraja erinacea ecotype New England unplaced genomic scaffold, Leri_hhj_1 Leri_1596S, whole genome shotgun sequence genomic DNA:
- the LOC129716010 gene encoding syncollin-like, whose product MWGPWASATFLCLVAVAVAAAQCPEPSALREPGGQRVCARFYEDSDVLYERCCGGGFVDVHSPADVPSIERFWNDRVSGLVVGPRCSLTVWNKRNKRGHKRKFRSGVQPRLEELAKGLFGNWDNSITSYYCECS is encoded by the coding sequence ATGTGGGGACCGTGGGCCAGCGCGACGTTCCTGTGCCTGGTGGCCGTTGCCGTTGCCGCTGCCCAGTGCCCGGAGCCGTCGGCACTGCGGGAGCCGGGCGGCCAGCGGGTGTGCGCCCGCTTCTACGAGGACAGCGACGTGCTGTACGAGCGGTGTTGCGGAGGGGGCTTTGTGGACGTCCACAGCCCGGCCGACGTGCCCTCCATCGAACGCTTCTGGAACGACCGCGTGTCCGGGCTGGTGGTGGGGCCGCGCTGCTCGCTCACCGTGTGGAACAAGCGCAACAAGCGGGGACACAAGCGGAAGTTCCGCAGCGGGGTCCAGCCCCGgctggaggagctggccaaggggCTCTTCGGCAACTGGGACAACTCCATCACCTCTTACTACTGCGAGTGCTCCTGA